The genome window AATGAACTACCCCGAATTCAAGCAGCCGCTCAACTACGGCCAGGTCGGCACCGATATCCTGGCGTGGTGGAAGCAGAACGGCATCTTCGAGAAAAGCGTGAGCACCCGCGAAGGGCAGCCGACGTTCGTGTTTTACGAAGGCCCACCCTCGGCCAACGGCGCCCCCGGCATCCACCACGTCATGGCCCGGACGGTAAAGGACATTTTCTGCCGCTACCAGACCCTGCTGGGCAAGCAGGTAAACCGCAAAGGCGGCTGGGACACCCACGGCCTGCCCATTGAGCTGCAGGTAGAAAAGGAGCTGGGCATCACGAAGGAGGATATCGGGAAGAAAATCAGCATTGAGGACTACAACCAGCGCTGCCGCGAAACCGTGATGCGCTTTAAAGCCCAGTGGGACGACCTCACCGAGAAAATGGGCTATTGGGTAGACCTCGACGACCCCTACATCACCTTTGAGCCCGAGTACATCGAGAGCTGCTGGGCCCTGCTCAAGAAGCTCTACGACAAGGGCTTGCTCTACAAAGGCTACACCATTCAGCCCTACTCCCCAGCCGCCGGCACTGGCCTCAGCTCCCACGAGCTAAACCAGCCCGGCACCTACCGCGACGTCAAGGACACGACCATCGTGGCCCAGTTCAAGGTGAAGCGGGATGAGGCTTCGGCGAAGCTGTTTACTGGCGTGTCAGATTCTACTCAGTATACAGAAGTCTATACCGAAGAAAATTCGGTAGAAACCTACATCCTAGCCTGGACGACGACGCCTTGGACGCTACCTGCTAACACCGGTTTGGCTGTGGGTAAGAACATTCCCTACGTGCTGGTACGCACCTTCAACCCTTACACGGGTGCCCCCATCCGGGTAGTGCTGGCGGAAGCGTTGATGAACCGCTATTTCTCGGAGAAAGGCCAAGAGGCTTCGCTAGAAGACTACAAAGCCGGCGACAAGGTGCTGCCTTGGCGCATCGAAAACACGTTCAAAGGCGCTGACTTGGTAGGCATCCGCTACGAGCGGCTGTTCGACCAAGACAAGGGCTTTCCGGCATTTGAAGGGGAGGAGCGCGCTTTCCGCGTGATTCCCGGCGACTTTGTGACGACGGAGGACGGTACCGGCATTGTGCACATCTCGCCCACGTTTGGCGCCGACGACTTCCGGGCTGCTCAGCAGGCCGATATTCCGGCCCTGATTGTGCTGGATGCCGAAGGCAAGCCCACGCCCATCGTGGACCGTACCGGCCGCTACGTGCCCCAGATGGGCGAATTTGGCGGGCGCTGGGTGAAGAACTACGACGGCCACGACCAGTCGGGCGCCGACTACAAGACCCTGGACGAAAGCATTGCCATCCGCATGAAAGGCGACGGCACGGCCTTCAAAGTGGAGAAGTACGAGCACACTTACCCCCACTGCTGGCGCACCGACAAGCCCGTGCTGTACTACCCCCTGGACTCCTGGTTTATCAAGACCACGGCGGTAAAAGACCGGCTCATCGAACTCAACAAAACCATCAACTGGCAGCCCGCCAGCACTGGTACCGGCCGCTTCGGCAACTGGCTGGAAAACCTGGTAGACTGGAACCTGAGCCGCTCCCGCTACTGGGGCACGCCCCTGCCCATCTGGCGTACCCAGGACGGCTCGGAGGAAATCTGCATCGGCTCGGTAGAGCAGCTGAAGCAGGAGATTGACAAGGCTGTAGCAGCCGAAGTCATGACCCATAACCCCTATGCCAACGGGGAGAAGATGGACCTGCACCGGCCCTACGTGGACGATATCTTCCTGGTGTCGCCCTCCGGCCAGCCCATGTACCGCGAAACCGACCTCATTGACGTGTGGTTTGACAGCGGCGCCATGCCCTACGCCCAGTGGCACTACCCTCTGGAAAACGGCGAGAAGTTCCAAAAGAATTTCCCCGCCGATTTCATTGCCGAAGGTGTGGACCAGACCCGCGGCTGGTTCTTTACCCTGCACGCCCTGGCCGTGATGCTGGAAGATTCGGTGGCCTATAAGAACGTGATGGCCAACGGCTTGGTGCTGGACAAGAACGGCAACAAGATGAGCAAGCGCCTCGGCAACGCCATCGACCCGTTCCAGACCATCGAGCAGTTCGGCCCCGACGCCACGCGCTGGTACATGATTGCCAACGCCCAGCCCTGGGACAACCTCAAGTTCGACCTCAGCGGCATTACGGAGGTGCAGCGCCGCTTCTTCGGCACCCTGTTCAACACCTACTCGTTCTACGCCCTCTACGCCAACCTCGACGGCTTCCAGGCCCGTGAGTTCGACCGGGTGCCCCACAGTGAGCTAAGCGAACTGGACCGCTGGATTCTGAGCAAGCTCCAGTCCTTGATTCTGGAAGTGCGCGGCCATTATGACTCCTACGACCCCACGAAGGCGGCCCGCGCCATCCAAGATTTCGTGACCGATCAGCTCTCTAACTGGCACGTGCGCCTCTCGCGCCGCCGCTTCTGGAAAGGCGAGCTGACCCAGGACAAAAAAGCCGCCTACGAGACTTTGCAGGAGTGTTTGGTGGTAGTGGCCCAACTTATGGCCCCGGTTGCCCCCTTCTTCGCCGAGTGGCTTTATAAGAACATGACCGACGGCATGCGCGCCGAAGCTATCGAGCGGAATACGCCGCTAGCTCCCGAATCCATCCACCTCACCTTGCTGGTAGAAGCCGAAACGAACCGTATCGACAAGGCCCTGGAGGAGCGCATGGAGTTGGCCCAGCGGATTTCCTCGCTTACGCACTCCCTGCGCAAGAAGTCGGTGCTGAAGGTGCGCCAGCCCCTGCAGCGCATTCTGGTGCCAGTGTTCAATGAGACGACCCGTGAGCAGGTAGGCAAGGTAGAAGACCTGATTTGCGCCGAGGTGAACGTAAAGCACGTGGAGTTCCTGGACGACACCAGCGGCGTACTAGTAAAGTCGGTGAAGCCGAACTTCAAGCGCCTCGGTCAGCAATACGGTGCCCGTCTGAAAGCCGTAGGCGCCCGCATCCAGCAAATGACCCCGGAGGAAATCAGCACCCTCGAAAAGACCGGCCAGCTGGCCGTGGAAGTCGAAGGACAGCCGATTACGCTTGCTCCGGACGACGTGGAAATTCGCACCGACGACTTGCCCGGCTGGCTAGTAGCCACCGACGGCCCCCTAACGGTAGCCCTCGACGTGACCCTGACCGACGAGCTGCGCCAGGAAGGCGTGGCCCGCGAGCTGGTGAATCGCCTCCAGAACCTGCGCAAAGACAGCGGCCTGGAAGTGCAGGACAAAATCCGGGTGACCCTGGGCCAGCAGGCCGAGCTGGAAGCCGCCGTGCAGTCCTTCGGTGGCTACATTCGCGAAGAAGTACAGGCTCTAGCCCTAAACTTTGCCCCGGAAATCAGCGGCGGCTCAGTGCTGGAATTTGACGAGTACACTGTGCCAGTGCAACTGGAAGTAGCCAATAGCTAGTATCCCAGGTCATTCTTAAAGCCAAAAAGGCCGTGGAACTTACGTTTCGCGGCCTTTTTCATGCCGTGTATTTTCTCGCAACGTTCTCATATTCTTATACGAGCCCTTCACACCCTATACTATTTCTCCACATCCATCATCCTGAGCATTCCGCGCATGAAGCGGCGGCGAAGGACCTTATTACGTCAGCACGAACCGTAATAACGCGCGTTTGTGGAATCATTAACTCACTTCACTACCAACTCCTTCCGAACTTCTTCTTTTTGCTTCTCTGACAGCACGCGGTAGACGTAGCGGCCCGGAACCAGGCGCAAGGATAAAACGTCGTCTGACGGGCGCAATTCGTGGGTATAGATGGGTGCTATGTCCTCCCGCACGGCCAGTTCCGACTGCAGGTAGAGTTGTACCATGCGGCGGCCCGTAGCGGCGGTAGGTTGGTAGGCACTAACATTCAGAGAAACCAGTTGGGCGTCAGTGGCATCGGAGTAGGGAAGGGGCAGCCGGTTTAGGTCGAGGTTGTTGCGCACTACCAGATTGTTTTCAGGGTAGGGCGAGCGGCGCTGGCCGTTGCGAAGCTGGTATACCACTTCGGCCTTGCCTGAGGGTGTAGCCGCCAGGCCACTGCGAGCTTCGTTGCCCAGGCGCGCTTGATTGATGCTGAGAACGGGCCAGCCGGTGAGGTCAACTAAGTGCTGGGCCATCCATTTTGCCTGGGGCCTGCCAGGCATAGTCAGGAGGTTGACGTGGGCCCCGCCCCCGTACACCAGTACCCGGGCCTGGGGGTCGTGGCGCAGGGCCTTGTGCAGGTTCGTGGCCTGGGCTAACTCCCGTTCTGTTTGGCCCTGTCCCACTTCGTAGGACACCAGGGTAAAGCCCAGCCGCCGGGCCGTGCGCACCAGGTTGGCAAACGTGGCTTCGCGCGTGTAGAAACCGGCTTTCAAGGGTAACGGATTCAGGGCGCTGCTCGCGGAGTCTTCGAGCGTTTCTAGGGCCAGGTACCGAAACCCCTGCTGATACAAGCCGGGTAGCAGCGCCGCCGCCAGCGCCCGGTGCCTGCCGTATGTGTGCGACTCATTCAGCAACACAGCTCGCACACCGGCTGATTGGCGCAGGATTTCGGGTACTGCTTCCAGGCTGACTAGCGTGTCGGTCGGCGTGGGGTTTGGCCGGCGTGGGGTACCCGTGGTTGACGTGGTAGTCGGAAGGCGCACTACCTCCGGGCCCTGACGCTGAAAATACACTACCGAATCAGTGTTGCCAGCCATGGCGTGGTACTGCTGCAGCATTTGCCACAGTATTCCATCACTACTGGGGTCCTGGGCAGTAGCAGGGGCGTGGCGGCTCTGGGCCAGGGCAGACAGCGGAGCCAGATAATCACCGTTGGGACGACTCAGAAAGGCCTCGTTGGCCAGCCGTACCGGCGACACCGTGCGCGGCCACCGACCTTGCTGCACTGAGGGAAACGTGAACGTGACAAATTCCGCATCCATGTCAACGCCACGGTCCCGCACGGAGGTAGCGGCGCGCGAGCTGGCTTCATCAGTAGCAATGAGATAGAGCCAACCTTGCTGGTCGGGTAGGGGCGCGGCATATTCCATTAGCAAATCGGGGCCAGCCGTACCCGTGTGCTGGTAGCGTCCGACGCCGTTTTCCTGGAACCCCAGGGCCCGCCAGTTAGGATTGCCGGTTATGCGCAGGCCGCGCAGCCGGTACGTGGGCGCTAGGTTTGTTTGACCAGTAAACAGCAGCGCCGACTGGCGGCGCGAGAAGCCGAGCTGTTTTAGCCGCGCTTTCGTCACCTCATCTGGCTTGTTGTGAGGCTGTAGATTTATATCATAGTCGCCGTTGAGCAACAGGCTGGTATTGAGCTGGCGGTTATAAACGGTCGTCGTCATGGTTTGCTGCTGCTCATTGGCCTGGGTAAGTGGGTGCGGCGCGGCGCAGGCACTGAGGGCGGCTACACCCACGATAGATAAGCGGGTTACAGCAGAATAAGCGCGGCTAGGATGCGTGGCTGACATAGGAATAGGGTTTAAGTAGGAAGGTTAGAAATGTATAACTAAATATCTAGTTTCAATGACTTACTCCCGCTATGTAGCAGGTTGCAAGAGCAAATCAGGAAGAATTGAGCCACTACAGCGGCCGCTTAATTAGGAATTGATTGCAGTTGTAAGCTGCACGGGTAGGCTGCGCGCAGCTGGCCGCCCAGAAAAATCAGGAGCGGTACGTCTGCCTTTTCAAGGGGCGTTTGGCATAACGTCGTACAAATCTCCTAAAATCGGGTTTAAATCGGCACAAAAGCCCTTTCAGATATATACCGGCGGCAAGAAGGATGCAGTAGGCTCCTACGCCAGAAAGTCAAAAATTCTGCGTCACTTTGTACTTATGAAGTATTGGAAATACTACCTCGTGGCCTTGCTGGTCATCGTCATTGATCAGCTCTCGAAATGGGCGGTGCACCGCTATATGCCCATGGGCATGCCCGGCGAAGTTCCCGTGTTCGGCGACTGGTTTAAGCTGCACTACACCCTGAACCCTGGCATGGCCTTCGGGGTGGAACTGCCGGCGCCCTACGGCAAGGTTATTCTCACACTGTTTCGCTTGGTAGCCGTTACGGGTATTAGTTACTACATCTACCGCCTTTGGAAGCAGCACGCCCCCAGCGGCCTGCTCATCTGCATTGCCATGATTCTGGGCGGGGCCATTGGCAACCTGGTCGATTCCATCTTCTACGGCGTCCTCTACAACAACGCGCCCTTCAATGCGCCTACCCCCTGGCTGCACGGCCAAGTTATTGACATGCTGTTTGTGGACTTCCCGGACGGGTTTTTTCCGGCTTCCTGGCCTTTTGTGGGCGGAGAAATTATCCCTGACTTTCCCATCTTCAATATTGCCGACTCTTGCATTTTCATTGGGGTCGTGCTGATTCTTATCTTCCAAAACCGCTTCTACAGCCAGCACCTAGAGGAAGCCCACCCCGTAGCCGCCAATGACGCCACCGCGGCCCAGGCCCGCCGCGACGCCGAAGCCTCGGAAGCTGTGTAAAAGGTAGTACTCATAAGCAGAAAAGGCCCGCTGGAGCAATTCCAGCGGGCCTTTTTATGTGCTGCGTTGTCATTCCGAACGAAGTGAGGAATCTGGGGTAATCCTCTGTAGTTCGACTCAGATTCCTCGCTTCGTTCGGAATGACACCGTGTTTACCAAACCTGATGCACCAGCGGCTTGATGCGCTGCTCATAAATGGCGCGTACGGCTTGCATTTGCTCGGCGGTGAGGGCGGGTAGTTCAGCGGCTTGTAGGTTTGAGGTGAGCTGGTCGGGGCGGGAAGCGCCGGGAATCACGCAGCTAACTTCGTCAAACATAAGCACCCAGCGCAGGGCAATGGGAGCAAGGTTGGGCTGATTGGGAAACACCTTTTTCAGCTCCTCTACCGCAGCTAGGCCCGTTTCGTAATCTACGCCGGAGAAGGTTTCGCCCTTGTCGAAAGCGGCCCCGTCGCGGTTGAACTGGCGGTGGTCGTCGGGGGAGAAGGTGGTGTGGGGCGAGAATTTGCCGGTGAGCAGGCCGCTGGCCAGCGGTACGCGCACAATCAGGCCCACATCGTGGCGCTTCGCTTCCTGAAACAGCAACTCCGCCGGGCGCTGCCGAAACATGTTGAAGATAAGCTGAATGGTAGTGACACTGGGGAAGGTGAGGGCCTTAAGGCCTTCTTCCACCTTTTCCACGCTCACGCCCAGGTTCAGAATCTTGCCTTCTTCCTTGAGCCGGTCAAATAGCTCGAAGATTTCGGGACGGTAGTACACCTCCGTAGGCGGGCAGTGCAACTGAATCAGGTCCAGGGTTTCGAGCTGCATGTTGCGCAGGCTGGCCTCTACGAACTTCCGCAGGGCTTCTGGCTGGTAGGCTTCGTTGGTGTGGGGCTGGAGTTGCCGACCACACTTGGTGGCCACATACACCCGCTCGGAGCGGCTACGTACCAGCCGGCCCACGGCTTTTTCGCTTTCCCCGTCGCCGTACACGTCGGCGGTGTCAATGAAGTTGATGCCGGAGTCGACGGCGGCGTTGAGGATGGAATCGGCAGTTTCGTGGCTAAACGGGTCGCCCCACTTGCCGCCTACTTGCCAAGTGCCAAGGCTGATTTCAGAAACATTAAAGCCGGTTTTACCAAGTTTGCGGTACTGCATGAGGTAGGAAAGTAGGTTGAATGGTGTTGAACTGAGCCTGCTAAGCTGTCATTCCGAGCAGGGCGAGGAATCTGAGTAAGTTTTTGGAGGGTAACCCAAATTCCTCACGCTGCTGGGAATGACAACTTTTGTGTACGCCAAATGCGCCAGGCAAGCTACTGCCGGCCTGCCTATCTTTACTTTTTTCCGCCTTGCCTCTGCCCGCCGTGTCCCAGCCCATCCTCTCCGTCCGCAACCTGACCATCGATTTCCAGAGCCAC of Hymenobacter sublimis contains these proteins:
- the ileS gene encoding isoleucine--tRNA ligase, translating into MNYPEFKQPLNYGQVGTDILAWWKQNGIFEKSVSTREGQPTFVFYEGPPSANGAPGIHHVMARTVKDIFCRYQTLLGKQVNRKGGWDTHGLPIELQVEKELGITKEDIGKKISIEDYNQRCRETVMRFKAQWDDLTEKMGYWVDLDDPYITFEPEYIESCWALLKKLYDKGLLYKGYTIQPYSPAAGTGLSSHELNQPGTYRDVKDTTIVAQFKVKRDEASAKLFTGVSDSTQYTEVYTEENSVETYILAWTTTPWTLPANTGLAVGKNIPYVLVRTFNPYTGAPIRVVLAEALMNRYFSEKGQEASLEDYKAGDKVLPWRIENTFKGADLVGIRYERLFDQDKGFPAFEGEERAFRVIPGDFVTTEDGTGIVHISPTFGADDFRAAQQADIPALIVLDAEGKPTPIVDRTGRYVPQMGEFGGRWVKNYDGHDQSGADYKTLDESIAIRMKGDGTAFKVEKYEHTYPHCWRTDKPVLYYPLDSWFIKTTAVKDRLIELNKTINWQPASTGTGRFGNWLENLVDWNLSRSRYWGTPLPIWRTQDGSEEICIGSVEQLKQEIDKAVAAEVMTHNPYANGEKMDLHRPYVDDIFLVSPSGQPMYRETDLIDVWFDSGAMPYAQWHYPLENGEKFQKNFPADFIAEGVDQTRGWFFTLHALAVMLEDSVAYKNVMANGLVLDKNGNKMSKRLGNAIDPFQTIEQFGPDATRWYMIANAQPWDNLKFDLSGITEVQRRFFGTLFNTYSFYALYANLDGFQAREFDRVPHSELSELDRWILSKLQSLILEVRGHYDSYDPTKAARAIQDFVTDQLSNWHVRLSRRRFWKGELTQDKKAAYETLQECLVVVAQLMAPVAPFFAEWLYKNMTDGMRAEAIERNTPLAPESIHLTLLVEAETNRIDKALEERMELAQRISSLTHSLRKKSVLKVRQPLQRILVPVFNETTREQVGKVEDLICAEVNVKHVEFLDDTSGVLVKSVKPNFKRLGQQYGARLKAVGARIQQMTPEEISTLEKTGQLAVEVEGQPITLAPDDVEIRTDDLPGWLVATDGPLTVALDVTLTDELRQEGVARELVNRLQNLRKDSGLEVQDKIRVTLGQQAELEAAVQSFGGYIREEVQALALNFAPEISGGSVLEFDEYTVPVQLEVANS
- a CDS encoding lipoprotein signal peptidase, with translation MKYWKYYLVALLVIVIDQLSKWAVHRYMPMGMPGEVPVFGDWFKLHYTLNPGMAFGVELPAPYGKVILTLFRLVAVTGISYYIYRLWKQHAPSGLLICIAMILGGAIGNLVDSIFYGVLYNNAPFNAPTPWLHGQVIDMLFVDFPDGFFPASWPFVGGEIIPDFPIFNIADSCIFIGVVLILIFQNRFYSQHLEEAHPVAANDATAAQARRDAEASEAV
- a CDS encoding aldo/keto reductase, with product MQYRKLGKTGFNVSEISLGTWQVGGKWGDPFSHETADSILNAAVDSGINFIDTADVYGDGESEKAVGRLVRSRSERVYVATKCGRQLQPHTNEAYQPEALRKFVEASLRNMQLETLDLIQLHCPPTEVYYRPEIFELFDRLKEEGKILNLGVSVEKVEEGLKALTFPSVTTIQLIFNMFRQRPAELLFQEAKRHDVGLIVRVPLASGLLTGKFSPHTTFSPDDHRQFNRDGAAFDKGETFSGVDYETGLAAVEELKKVFPNQPNLAPIALRWVLMFDEVSCVIPGASRPDQLTSNLQAAELPALTAEQMQAVRAIYEQRIKPLVHQVW